A part of Amycolatopsis camponoti genomic DNA contains:
- a CDS encoding acyl-CoA carboxylase epsilon subunit, which yields MGEPVVRVLRGAPDETELAALLTVLAAVGAAKPAAPEPPKPARPRRRPRFQGATSWRTRR from the coding sequence ATGGGCGAACCGGTGGTGCGGGTCCTGCGCGGCGCACCCGACGAGACCGAGCTGGCGGCGCTTCTCACGGTCCTGGCCGCGGTCGGCGCCGCGAAGCCCGCCGCGCCGGAACCGCCCAAGCCTGCGCGCCCCCGCCGCCGCCCCCGGTTCCAGGGGGCGACCAGCTGGCGCACCCGCCGCTGA
- a CDS encoding sensor histidine kinase — translation MPVTGRPKVVRTIGFLIGSLPMRIAAFVVVLVTMLLGIATTMLWVGIPILITATSMVQNFAAFERRWVHTMLGVDVPPPRRREHGPGLLQTWQVRLVDQTTWREVNYVLLAFPLGIVEFVAGIVSVAVPPFGIFVAPRIGAMHAALTASMLGPDRTQQLEARTRQLSDSRARGVDAVEAERRRIERDLHDGAQQRLVAVAMSLGRAQLKLDLDDPVAVRELIGAAHADAKLAVSELRDLARGIYPPVLQDRGLDAALSSLTARMPIPVVVEVSVDPRPPAPVETTTYFIVSETLTNITKHAGADRASVRVTRDDETVVVEILDNGHGGASVRPGGGLAGLADRAATIDGVLTVVSPVGGPTVVRADLPVRW, via the coding sequence ATGCCGGTGACCGGACGGCCAAAGGTCGTGCGCACCATCGGGTTCCTCATCGGGAGCCTGCCGATGCGGATCGCGGCCTTCGTCGTCGTGCTGGTCACCATGCTGCTGGGCATCGCCACCACCATGCTGTGGGTCGGCATCCCGATCCTGATCACCGCCACCTCGATGGTGCAGAACTTCGCCGCCTTCGAGCGCCGCTGGGTCCACACCATGCTCGGCGTCGACGTCCCGCCGCCGCGCCGGCGCGAACACGGGCCCGGGCTGCTGCAGACGTGGCAGGTCCGTCTGGTCGACCAGACGACCTGGCGCGAGGTGAACTACGTGCTGCTCGCCTTCCCGCTGGGCATCGTCGAGTTCGTGGCCGGGATCGTCTCGGTCGCCGTGCCGCCGTTCGGGATCTTCGTCGCGCCGCGGATCGGGGCGATGCACGCCGCGCTGACAGCGTCGATGCTGGGACCGGACCGGACGCAGCAGCTGGAGGCCCGCACCCGGCAGCTGAGCGACTCGCGCGCCCGGGGCGTCGACGCCGTCGAGGCCGAGCGCCGGCGCATCGAACGCGACCTGCACGACGGCGCGCAGCAGCGGCTGGTGGCCGTCGCGATGAGCCTGGGCCGGGCGCAGCTGAAACTCGATCTGGACGACCCGGTCGCCGTCCGCGAGCTGATCGGCGCGGCGCACGCGGACGCCAAGCTCGCGGTGTCCGAGCTGCGCGACCTCGCCCGCGGGATCTACCCGCCGGTGCTGCAGGACCGCGGCCTCGACGCGGCGCTGTCGTCGCTCACCGCGCGGATGCCGATCCCGGTCGTCGTCGAGGTGAGCGTCGACCCGCGCCCGCCGGCGCCGGTGGAGACCACGACGTACTTCATCGTCAGCGAGACGCTGACCAACATCACCAAGCACGCCGGCGCCGACCGCGCGTCGGTGCGCGTGACCCGCGACGACGAGACCGTGGTCGTCGAGATCCTCGACAACGGTCACGGCGGCGCCTCCGTCCGCCCCGGTGGCGGCCTGGCCGGGCTCGCCGACCGGGCCGCGACCATCGACGGCGTGCTCACCGTGGTCAGCCCGGTGGGCGGCCCCACGGTGGTGCGCGCCGACCTGCCCGTCCGCTGGTGA
- a CDS encoding thioesterase II family protein yields the protein MVAHVDNAGENWFRRFAASPEAKARLVCLPHAGGSAPFYFPVAKALAPDVEVLAVQYPGRQDRRHEPFLTSIDAMADRVADLLLRHTDRPLALFGHSMGAMVAYETARRLERAGHEIAALFVSGRRAPSRVRDESVHTRTDDGIVAELRRLSGTEADLLGDDDVVRMILPVVRNDYRAVETYRYTAGDLLRAPIVAFTGSDDPMATVDEVASWADHTAGGFELVELAGGHFFLTRHQGVILRRLADELGGVRV from the coding sequence ATGGTCGCCCACGTGGACAACGCCGGGGAGAACTGGTTCCGCCGGTTCGCCGCGTCACCCGAGGCGAAAGCGCGGCTCGTCTGCCTTCCGCACGCCGGGGGGTCGGCACCCTTCTACTTCCCCGTCGCCAAGGCGCTCGCGCCGGACGTCGAAGTGCTCGCCGTCCAGTACCCGGGGCGGCAGGACCGGCGGCACGAACCCTTCCTGACCAGCATCGATGCCATGGCCGACCGGGTCGCCGACCTCCTGCTGAGGCACACCGACCGGCCGCTCGCCCTCTTCGGGCACAGCATGGGCGCCATGGTCGCCTATGAGACCGCCCGGCGGCTCGAGCGGGCCGGTCACGAAATCGCCGCCCTGTTCGTCTCCGGGCGGCGTGCTCCCTCGCGAGTCCGCGATGAAAGCGTGCACACCCGGACCGACGACGGCATCGTCGCCGAGCTGCGGCGGCTCAGTGGCACCGAGGCGGACCTGCTCGGCGACGACGACGTCGTCCGCATGATCCTGCCGGTCGTGCGCAACGACTACCGGGCCGTCGAGACCTACCGGTACACCGCTGGCGACCTCCTGAGAGCGCCGATCGTGGCCTTCACCGGCTCCGACGACCCGATGGCCACCGTCGACGAGGTCGCCTCCTGGGCCGACCACACCGCCGGCGGCTTCGAGCTGGTCGAGCTGGCCGGCGGGCACTTCTTCCTCACCCGGCACCAAGGCGTGATCCTCCGGCGCCTCGCCGACGAGCTGGGAGGCGTCCGTGTCTGA
- a CDS encoding ATP-binding protein: MSWNGADQPGWQVLDVAGTDRPGLTAARRWAEAKLGTIRETDLIDTLIIVCELLENAYVHGGGPRQLRIHHAHDPCEVTVAVADVGGGEPKLRAPDSRGGRGLLLVDQLCLDWGVSRHDDGKLVWARVGCSEG, encoded by the coding sequence GTGAGCTGGAACGGAGCCGACCAGCCAGGCTGGCAGGTGCTGGACGTGGCGGGCACCGACCGGCCCGGCCTGACGGCGGCCCGCCGCTGGGCCGAGGCCAAGCTGGGCACGATCCGCGAGACGGATCTGATCGACACGCTGATCATCGTCTGCGAGCTGCTGGAGAACGCTTACGTCCACGGCGGAGGGCCCCGCCAGCTGCGGATCCACCACGCGCACGACCCTTGCGAGGTGACGGTGGCGGTAGCGGACGTCGGCGGAGGCGAGCCGAAGCTGCGAGCGCCGGACAGCAGGGGTGGGCGGGGGTTGTTGCTGGTGGATCAGCTTTGCTTGGACTGGGGTGTCAGCCGTCATGACGACGGGAAGCTGGTTTGGGCTCGGGTGGGGTGTTCGGAGGGTTAG
- a CDS encoding acyl-CoA carboxylase subunit beta, which yields MREIKEAARRGPDDAATQRQHDRGKLTAHERIELLLDPGSFTELEALRRHRATGFGLEQRRPHSDGVVCGWGTVDGRTVFVYAHDFRIFGGALGEAHAQKIHKVMDLAEAAGAPLVSLNDGAGARIQEGVTALAGYGGIFRRNTRCSGVIPQISVMLGPCAGGAAYSPALTDFVFMVRETSQMFITGPDVVQAVTGEEITQNGLGGADVHAETSGVAAFAYDDEATCLADVRYLLSLLPANNNEAPPHVPADDSPSRRTDRLLDVVPTDPARAYDICDVIAEIVDDGEFLQVHAGWATNVVCALARLDGHVVGIVANQPAVLAGVLDIEASEKAARFVQTCDAFNIPLVTLVDVPGFLPGVDQEHGGIIRHGAKLLYAYCNATVPRVQVILRKAYGGAYIVMDSRSIGTDVSLAWPTNEIAVMGAEGAANVIFRREIKAADDPEAVRALKIKEYRTELMHPYYAAERGLVDDVIEPGETRELLIRSLAMLRTKHADLPARKHGNPPV from the coding sequence CTGCGGGAGATCAAGGAGGCCGCGCGCCGCGGGCCCGACGACGCCGCGACGCAGCGCCAGCACGACCGCGGCAAGCTGACCGCGCACGAACGCATCGAACTGCTCCTCGACCCGGGCTCGTTCACCGAGCTCGAAGCCCTGCGCCGGCACCGCGCGACCGGGTTCGGGCTCGAACAGCGCCGTCCGCACTCCGACGGCGTCGTCTGCGGCTGGGGCACCGTCGACGGCCGGACGGTCTTCGTCTACGCCCACGACTTCCGGATCTTCGGCGGCGCGCTCGGCGAAGCGCACGCGCAGAAGATCCACAAGGTGATGGACCTCGCCGAGGCCGCGGGCGCGCCGCTCGTGTCACTCAACGACGGCGCCGGCGCCCGGATCCAGGAGGGCGTCACGGCGCTGGCCGGCTACGGCGGCATCTTCCGGCGCAACACCCGGTGCTCCGGGGTCATCCCGCAGATCTCCGTGATGCTCGGCCCGTGCGCGGGCGGCGCGGCGTACTCGCCCGCGCTGACCGACTTCGTGTTCATGGTCCGCGAGACCTCGCAGATGTTCATCACCGGGCCCGACGTCGTGCAGGCGGTGACCGGCGAGGAGATCACGCAGAACGGCCTCGGCGGCGCCGACGTGCACGCCGAGACCTCCGGCGTCGCCGCGTTCGCCTACGACGACGAGGCGACCTGCCTGGCCGACGTCCGCTACCTGCTTTCCCTGCTGCCGGCCAACAACAACGAGGCACCGCCGCACGTGCCCGCCGACGACTCGCCGAGCCGCCGCACCGACCGGCTGCTCGACGTCGTGCCCACCGACCCGGCGCGCGCCTACGACATCTGCGACGTCATCGCGGAGATCGTCGACGACGGCGAGTTCCTGCAGGTGCACGCGGGCTGGGCGACCAACGTCGTGTGCGCGCTCGCCCGCCTGGACGGGCACGTCGTCGGGATCGTCGCGAACCAGCCCGCCGTCCTCGCCGGGGTGCTCGACATCGAGGCGAGCGAGAAGGCCGCCCGGTTCGTGCAGACCTGCGACGCCTTCAACATCCCGCTCGTGACGCTGGTGGACGTCCCCGGCTTCCTGCCCGGCGTCGACCAGGAACACGGTGGCATCATCCGCCACGGCGCGAAGCTGCTCTACGCCTACTGCAACGCCACCGTGCCGCGGGTGCAGGTGATCCTGCGCAAGGCCTACGGCGGCGCGTACATCGTGATGGACTCGCGGTCGATCGGCACCGACGTCTCGCTGGCGTGGCCGACGAACGAGATCGCCGTGATGGGGGCCGAGGGCGCCGCGAACGTGATCTTCCGCCGCGAGATCAAGGCGGCCGACGACCCGGAAGCCGTGCGGGCGCTGAAGATCAAGGAGTACCGCACCGAGTTGATGCACCCGTACTACGCGGCCGAACGCGGTCTCGTGGACGACGTGATCGAGCCGGGCGAGACGCGCGAGCTGCTGATCCGCTCGCTCGCGATGCTCCGCACCAAGCACGCCGACCTCCCGGCGCGCAAGCACGGGAACCCGCCGGTCTGA
- a CDS encoding response regulator transcription factor has translation MRVVIAEDSVLLRAGVQSLLADVGIETAAAVSNGDDLLVAVREHQPDLVIADVRMPPTFTDEGIRAAIAARKEVPGLPVLVVSQYVEGSYAVELIAEGTSGVGYLLKERVADVADFLEAVRRVAGGGSAIDPDVVAQMLSRNRSPLEGLTARETEVLGEMAQGLSNAAIAKNLVVTQGAVENHISNIFAKLGLEASRDQNRRIRAVLTYLDSTTVRT, from the coding sequence ATGCGTGTCGTCATCGCCGAAGACTCCGTCCTGCTGCGGGCGGGCGTGCAGAGCCTGCTCGCGGACGTCGGCATCGAGACCGCGGCCGCGGTGTCCAACGGCGACGACCTGCTGGTCGCCGTGCGGGAGCACCAGCCGGACCTCGTCATCGCCGACGTCCGGATGCCCCCGACGTTCACCGACGAGGGCATCCGGGCCGCGATCGCGGCCCGCAAGGAGGTTCCCGGCCTGCCGGTGCTGGTGGTCTCGCAGTACGTGGAGGGCAGCTACGCGGTCGAGCTGATCGCCGAAGGCACCTCCGGCGTCGGCTACCTGCTGAAGGAGCGCGTCGCCGACGTGGCCGACTTCCTCGAAGCGGTCCGCCGGGTGGCCGGCGGCGGTTCCGCGATCGACCCCGACGTCGTCGCGCAGATGCTGTCGCGCAACCGCAGCCCCCTCGAAGGCCTGACCGCCCGCGAGACGGAGGTCCTCGGCGAGATGGCGCAGGGGCTGTCGAACGCGGCCATCGCGAAGAACCTGGTCGTCACCCAGGGCGCGGTGGAGAACCACATCAGCAACATCTTCGCGAAGCTCGGCCTCGAAGCCAGCCGCGACCAGAACCGCCGCATCCGCGCGGTGCTCACCTACCTGGACAGCACGACGGTCCGGACCTGA
- a CDS encoding HNH endonuclease signature motif containing protein, whose protein sequence is MDSEAVWRADAVALADRISALLTVVRSAEAEIGSLLAEIESRGVMELFGYRSVARLFEHLADVPKAAAEAVVKRARALTPGCALDGTPVPAVAPGTGVAALAGRLSTPMIDTIVGVMTQVPPEHRADAEQHLLSFASDAGHKQVAALGARILAHLDPDGAEPDTTEPATPSRELSLRRKRTGTWELQGRFDDETGTRASALLDSLAHRRTTDEGPDLRSPLERYGDAFSDAIDLALSCPELPMQAGERAHVMVAVSLEDLKSGLGQGILGDGSRPQARTGRATLGDLGTISAAEARIHACDCMLIPAVLGAKSEPLDLGRQRRLVPPGIRRALYLRDRGCAFPGCHRPPRHCQGHHIRHWADGGPTELGNLVLMCAHHHRLLHRSGWQVRIAADGLPEFLPPVFLDRRRKPRRNNLHQPLPFAA, encoded by the coding sequence GTGGACAGCGAAGCGGTGTGGCGTGCGGATGCGGTGGCTTTGGCCGACCGCATCTCCGCTCTGCTCACCGTTGTGCGGTCCGCGGAGGCGGAGATCGGTTCGCTGCTCGCGGAAATCGAGTCGCGCGGAGTTATGGAGCTGTTCGGATATCGTTCTGTGGCGCGGCTTTTCGAGCATCTGGCCGATGTGCCCAAGGCTGCGGCTGAGGCTGTGGTGAAGCGTGCCCGGGCGCTCACACCGGGCTGCGCGCTTGACGGCACTCCGGTGCCTGCTGTCGCTCCTGGCACCGGGGTTGCTGCTTTGGCTGGCCGGTTGAGCACTCCGATGATCGACACGATCGTCGGCGTGATGACGCAAGTCCCGCCCGAGCACCGCGCCGACGCTGAGCAGCATCTGCTGTCCTTCGCCTCCGATGCCGGGCACAAGCAGGTCGCGGCGTTGGGTGCACGGATCCTGGCCCACCTCGACCCCGACGGCGCCGAACCTGACACCACCGAACCGGCCACCCCGAGCCGCGAACTCTCGTTGCGCCGCAAAAGAACCGGGACCTGGGAGCTTCAGGGCCGTTTCGACGACGAGACCGGCACCCGAGCCAGCGCCCTGCTGGACTCCCTGGCCCACCGCCGCACGACCGACGAAGGCCCAGACTTACGCTCCCCACTGGAACGCTACGGCGACGCGTTCTCCGACGCGATCGACTTGGCGTTGAGCTGTCCGGAGCTGCCGATGCAGGCCGGGGAGCGAGCCCACGTGATGGTCGCGGTGTCGCTGGAGGACCTGAAGTCCGGCCTTGGCCAAGGGATCCTCGGCGACGGAAGCCGACCCCAGGCGCGCACCGGTCGAGCCACCCTCGGCGATCTTGGCACGATCTCCGCGGCCGAGGCCCGGATCCACGCCTGTGACTGCATGCTCATCCCCGCCGTCCTGGGCGCCAAGAGCGAACCTCTCGACCTCGGACGCCAGCGCCGCCTGGTCCCGCCGGGAATCCGCCGCGCGCTCTACCTGCGCGACCGCGGCTGTGCTTTCCCGGGTTGCCACCGCCCACCCCGGCACTGCCAGGGCCACCACATCCGCCACTGGGCTGACGGCGGCCCGACCGAGCTGGGCAACCTGGTCCTGATGTGCGCCCACCATCACCGGCTCCTGCATCGTTCCGGTTGGCAGGTCCGCATCGCCGCCGACGGGTTGCCCGAGTTCCTGCCACCGGTGTTCCTGGACAGGCGTCGAAAACCCAGGCGCAACAACCTTCATCAACCTTTGCCGTTCGCGGCCTGA
- a CDS encoding AraC family transcriptional regulator, giving the protein MDTVSRLLRMADLVASLEKHCLLGAGTRMDVARSRALRVPFHVLLEGECRLHVGRQVFELRPGDVVLIPSGAGHRVVTAGAGRPRGTVETVGEAFATQHSERGGDPVIDLFCGHYAVNAGAGALLFRSLPGAIHVSFGQSSETDEVLRGLSFLLRGEARREGAGTAAILSALSTVLLAMVLRTARGAATADVLWTAVTDEGIAEAVSSVLDDPGADWTIERLSRQVAMSRATFLRRFARETGTTAGEFVTRARMMAAAHLLSTSDATVAVVAGRVGYQSESAFSRAFRAELGTTPARFRRDQRI; this is encoded by the coding sequence GTGGACACTGTCAGCCGGTTGCTTCGCATGGCCGACCTCGTGGCTTCGCTCGAGAAGCACTGCCTGCTCGGGGCGGGCACGCGCATGGACGTCGCCCGGTCCCGGGCGCTGAGGGTGCCGTTCCACGTGCTGCTCGAGGGGGAGTGCCGGCTGCACGTCGGCCGTCAGGTGTTCGAGCTGCGCCCCGGCGACGTCGTGCTGATCCCGAGCGGCGCCGGGCACCGGGTGGTCACGGCCGGGGCGGGCCGGCCGCGGGGCACCGTCGAGACCGTCGGCGAGGCGTTCGCGACCCAGCACAGCGAGCGCGGCGGCGACCCGGTCATCGACTTGTTCTGCGGCCACTACGCGGTCAACGCGGGCGCGGGCGCGCTGCTGTTCCGGAGCCTGCCGGGCGCGATCCACGTGTCGTTCGGGCAGTCTTCCGAAACGGACGAAGTCCTGCGTGGGCTGAGTTTCCTGTTGCGGGGGGAAGCGCGCCGCGAGGGGGCCGGGACGGCGGCGATCCTGTCCGCGCTGAGCACGGTGCTGCTGGCGATGGTGCTGCGGACGGCCCGCGGCGCGGCGACGGCGGACGTGCTGTGGACGGCGGTGACCGACGAAGGGATCGCGGAGGCCGTTTCCAGCGTCCTGGACGACCCCGGGGCGGACTGGACGATCGAGCGGCTCAGCCGTCAGGTGGCGATGTCCCGCGCGACGTTCCTGCGACGGTTCGCCCGCGAGACGGGAACGACGGCGGGGGAGTTCGTCACCCGCGCCCGGATGATGGCGGCGGCCCACTTGCTCTCCACTTCCGACGCGACGGTCGCCGTGGTGGCGGGCCGCGTCGGCTACCAGTCGGAGTCGGCGTTTTCCCGCGCGTTCCGGGCCGAACTGGGGACGACGCCCGCCCGATTCCGCCGTGACCAGCGGATTTGA
- a CDS encoding dihydrolipoyl dehydrogenase family protein, translating to MEKLTADVLVIGFGKGGKTAAHALSDAGRRVVLVERSANMYGGTCPNVGCVPTKMLFHYSNGRRVEDDAQEFFAHSIAGVRALTSAFRAGNFASLDGKNTATVITGTARFVDQHTVAVGEGDDLITVTAPTIILSTGSAPVIAPIPGLATSKHLVSSTELTQAATLPERLIVVGGGYLGLEFASIYQHFGTHVTVLEGAERLLPREDEDIAGTVREILEGDGVRIITGAKITEVEDSGAVAKVSYEKDGQTHSVEASALLPATGRRPVTDGLRLDAAGVRTTPDGAVQVDEHLRTSRPHIYAVGDVNGGPQFTYVALDDARIVLDQLLGEGKRTTADRVAVPHTLFTTPPLATVGLTEREARARGLNIKVASEKVADIVAMPRAYTVEETRGMMKFVVDADTDLILGAALLSIDAQEVVNTVALAIRHDITATELRNSIYTHPSSTEAFNEVFGKASVGTGDEEVPADADRRPGRPAAEGPAGP from the coding sequence ATGGAAAAGCTCACCGCGGACGTCCTGGTCATCGGCTTCGGCAAGGGCGGGAAGACCGCCGCACACGCGCTCAGCGACGCCGGCCGGCGCGTCGTCCTCGTCGAGCGGTCCGCGAACATGTACGGCGGCACCTGCCCGAACGTCGGCTGCGTGCCGACCAAGATGCTCTTCCACTACTCGAACGGACGCCGCGTCGAAGACGACGCGCAGGAGTTCTTCGCCCACTCGATCGCCGGCGTCCGCGCGCTGACCAGCGCTTTCCGCGCGGGCAACTTCGCGTCGCTCGACGGGAAGAACACCGCGACCGTCATCACCGGCACCGCCCGGTTCGTCGACCAGCACACCGTCGCCGTCGGCGAAGGCGACGACCTCATCACGGTCACCGCGCCGACGATCATCCTCAGCACCGGCTCCGCGCCGGTCATCGCGCCGATCCCGGGCCTGGCCACCAGCAAGCACCTGGTCAGCAGCACCGAGCTCACGCAGGCGGCGACGCTGCCGGAGCGCCTGATCGTCGTCGGCGGCGGCTACCTCGGGCTCGAGTTCGCGTCGATCTACCAGCACTTCGGCACGCACGTCACCGTCCTCGAAGGAGCGGAACGGCTGCTGCCCCGCGAAGACGAGGACATCGCCGGCACCGTCCGGGAAATCCTCGAAGGCGACGGCGTCCGGATCATCACCGGCGCGAAGATCACCGAGGTCGAAGACAGCGGCGCCGTCGCGAAGGTCAGCTACGAAAAGGACGGGCAGACGCACAGCGTCGAAGCGAGCGCGCTCCTGCCGGCCACGGGCCGCCGTCCCGTCACCGACGGCCTGCGGCTCGACGCGGCCGGCGTCCGGACCACCCCGGACGGCGCCGTCCAGGTCGACGAGCACCTGCGCACGAGCCGGCCGCACATCTACGCCGTCGGCGACGTCAACGGCGGCCCGCAGTTCACCTACGTGGCCCTCGACGACGCCCGGATCGTGCTGGACCAGCTGCTCGGCGAGGGCAAGCGCACCACGGCCGACCGGGTCGCCGTGCCGCACACGCTTTTCACCACCCCGCCGCTGGCGACCGTCGGCCTGACCGAGCGCGAAGCCCGCGCGCGGGGCCTGAACATCAAGGTGGCGAGCGAAAAGGTCGCCGACATCGTCGCCATGCCGCGGGCCTACACGGTCGAGGAGACGCGCGGGATGATGAAGTTCGTCGTGGACGCCGACACCGACCTGATCCTCGGCGCGGCGCTGCTCAGCATCGACGCGCAGGAGGTCGTCAACACCGTCGCGCTGGCCATCCGCCACGACATCACCGCGACCGAGCTGCGGAACTCGATCTACACGCACCCCAGCTCGACCGAAGCTTTCAACGAGGTCTTCGGCAAGGCTAGCGTGGG
- a CDS encoding STAS domain-containing protein, with amino-acid sequence MLIPAPRTRRSATFEVTTTSEATVVTATGDLDLAVTGRLATVLQEEIRLAPQALVFDASAVTFCSARVLTILLDAATSAVPFAVAGRCRPLLRPITVLGLDSLLPVHWSAEEALAWLKLVPLLS; translated from the coding sequence ATGCTCATCCCCGCCCCGCGCACCCGCCGATCCGCGACGTTCGAAGTGACCACGACATCCGAAGCGACGGTGGTGACCGCGACCGGCGACCTCGATCTGGCGGTCACCGGCCGTCTCGCCACGGTATTGCAGGAGGAAATCCGGCTGGCCCCGCAGGCGTTGGTGTTCGACGCATCAGCGGTGACGTTCTGCAGCGCGCGTGTGCTGACGATCCTGCTGGACGCGGCGACGTCCGCGGTGCCGTTCGCGGTCGCCGGCCGGTGCCGTCCACTGCTGCGGCCGATCACTGTTCTCGGGTTGGATTCCTTGCTGCCGGTGCATTGGAGTGCGGAGGAGGCTTTGGCTTGGTTGAAGCTGGTGCCGCTGTTGTCTTAG
- a CDS encoding nucleotide disphospho-sugar-binding domain-containing protein, which translates to MRVMMMVFPTRTHVYSMAPVGWALAAAGHEVRFVGQCNPREVASFAETGLDAMWFGEELDIARHRQLQMDGDNAMQGGFRISESRPERYTEEYVRTVYEHWVEVFRWTTPDSLLDELVRFAKGWKPDLVVWDPMIYAAPIVAHALGVPHLRMMYAADQTARIAAQYRDLRAAHPEDTTPDPFVEWMSAAVGRFGASYDEALRHGVKTLDCHPSYLRYDGVDVDYVPARFIPQNKPMAIPSWVLEKPERRRVMLTLGISNRQVLGVEETSVADLLDGLADLDVEVIATLNAAQLASVKKIPDNVRAVDFVPMNELLASCSAIIHQGGGATIGNAVVNGVPQLVIPGTTWSERVSAVAQEKRGNGLVLDLEDVTPQSVRSGLLRLLEEPSFRDCALEVRDEMLATPTLDDLVPELERIARCR; encoded by the coding sequence ATGCGCGTCATGATGATGGTGTTCCCGACGAGGACGCACGTCTACAGCATGGCCCCGGTGGGCTGGGCGCTCGCCGCGGCCGGGCACGAGGTGCGCTTCGTCGGCCAGTGCAACCCGCGCGAGGTGGCGTCGTTCGCCGAAACCGGCCTCGACGCGATGTGGTTCGGCGAGGAGCTCGACATCGCCCGCCACCGGCAGCTGCAGATGGACGGCGACAACGCCATGCAGGGCGGCTTCCGCATCTCCGAAAGCCGGCCGGAGCGCTACACCGAGGAGTACGTCCGCACGGTCTACGAGCACTGGGTCGAGGTCTTCCGCTGGACCACCCCGGACTCACTGCTCGACGAGCTGGTGCGGTTCGCGAAGGGCTGGAAACCGGACCTGGTCGTGTGGGACCCGATGATCTACGCCGCCCCGATCGTCGCGCACGCCCTCGGTGTCCCGCACCTGCGGATGATGTACGCGGCGGACCAGACCGCGCGGATCGCGGCGCAGTACCGGGACCTGCGCGCGGCCCATCCCGAAGACACCACGCCGGACCCCTTCGTCGAGTGGATGTCCGCCGCCGTGGGCCGGTTCGGCGCGTCGTACGACGAGGCCCTGCGCCACGGCGTCAAGACCCTCGACTGCCACCCGTCCTACCTGCGCTACGACGGCGTCGACGTCGACTACGTGCCGGCGCGGTTCATCCCGCAGAACAAGCCGATGGCGATCCCCTCGTGGGTGCTCGAAAAGCCCGAACGCCGGCGCGTGATGCTGACCCTGGGCATCTCGAACCGGCAGGTGCTCGGCGTCGAGGAGACGTCGGTGGCCGACCTGCTCGACGGTCTCGCGGACCTCGACGTCGAGGTGATCGCGACGCTGAACGCCGCCCAGCTCGCCTCGGTGAAGAAGATCCCGGACAACGTGCGCGCGGTGGACTTCGTGCCGATGAACGAGCTCCTCGCGAGCTGCTCGGCCATCATCCACCAGGGCGGCGGCGCGACGATCGGCAACGCGGTCGTCAACGGCGTCCCCCAGCTGGTCATCCCCGGCACCACCTGGAGCGAGCGGGTCTCCGCCGTCGCCCAGGAGAAGCGAGGCAACGGCCTGGTGCTCGACCTCGAGGACGTCACGCCGCAGTCCGTCCGAAGTGGACTCCTCCGGCTGCTCGAGGAACCGTCCTTCCGGGACTGCGCGCTCGAGGTCCGCGACGAGATGCTGGCCACGCCGACCCTGGACGACCTCGTGCCGGAGCTGGAACGGATCGCACGATGCCGGTGA